DNA from Bordetella genomosp. 13:
TGGATCACGAGGCGTCCGAGGCGTGCCGCATGGCCGACGATTGGGACATCACGCAGCGCCGCCACGATCTGCCGCCTGAACTGTGGAACTACCTGAAGCAAAAGGGTTTCCTGGGCATGATCATCCCGCGCGAGTACGGCGGCCTTGGCTTCTCGGCCTATGCGCATTCCGAGGTGATCGCACGCCTGTCGACGCGCTCGTCCGCGCTGGCGGTGTCGGTGATGGTGCCCAATTCGCTGGGGCCCGCGGAACTGCTGCTGCACTACGGCACCGAGGCCCAGAAGAACCACTACCTGCCGCGCCTGGCCAACGGCGACGAGATACCCGCCTTCGCGCTGACCAGCCCGTGGGCCGGCTCGGATGCCGCCGCCATTCCCGACCACGGCGTGGTTTGCCGTGGCATGTGGGAAGGCCGCGAGGTGCTGGGCATGCGCGTCACGTGGGACAAGCGCTACATCACGCTGGCGCCGGTGTGCACACTGCTGGGCCTGGCCTTCCGGCTGTACGACCCCGACCGCCTGCTGGGCGGCGAGATCGACATCGGCATCACCTGCGCGCTGGTGCCGCACGACCACCCCGGCGTCGAGACGGGCAGGCGCCACCAGCCGCTGGGCGCGATGTTCATGAACGGTCCCACGCGCGGCAAGGATGTCTTCATGCCGCTGGACTTCATCATCGGCGGACCCGAGCGCGCCGGCCAGGGCTGGCGCATGCTGATGGAATGCCTGGCGGCGGGCCGCTCGATCTCGCTGCCCTCTTCCAACGCGGCCATGGCCAAGTACACGGCGCGGACCGTGGGCGCGTATGCGCGCGTGCGCAGCCAGTTCCGCGTGCCGGTGGGCCGCTTCGAAGGCGTCGAGGAAGCGCTGGCGCGCATCGGCGGCCATACCTATCTGGCCGAAGCGGCGCGCGTGATGACCGCCGGCGCGATCGACCTGGGCGCCAAGCCTTCGGTAGTGTCGGCCATCGTCAAGTATCACGTCACCGAGCGGGCCCGGCAGGTGGTGATGGACGGCATGGACGTCATCGGCGGCAAGGGCATCTGCCTGGGGCCGTCGAACTTCCTGGGCCGGGCCTACCAGCAGGCGCCCATCGGCATCACCGTGGAAGGCGCCAACATCCTCACGCGCAGCCTCATCATCTTCGGCCAGGGCGCCATCCGCTGTCATCCCTATGTGCTGGACGAGATGCGCGCGGCGCGGGACGGCGACCCGCGCCGCGGCCTGGACGCGTTCGACCGCGCCTTCTGGGGCCACGTGCGCTTCACCGCCGGCAATGCCGCACGCGCCGTGTGGCACGCGCTGACTGCGGGCCGCCTGGCGGGCGCGCCGGACAAGGCGGCGCCGGCCATGCAGCCCTACTACCGCAGCATGACCCGCTACGCCAGCGCCTTCTCGCTGATGGCGGACCTGTGCATGCTGCTGCTGGGCGGCAGCCTGAAGCGGCGCGAGCGTCTGTCGGCGCGGCTAGGCGACATGCTGTCGCAGCTGTACCTGGCCAGCGCGGTGCTCAAGCGCTACGAAGACCAGGGGCGGCCCGCCGAAGACGCGCCGCTGGCGCACTGGGCAATGCAGGACGCGCTGTACCGGCTGCAGCAGGCGGCGCGCGGCGTGCTGGACAACCTGCCGCAACGCGGCATGGCGGCGCTGCTGCGCGTGGCGCTGTTTCCATGGGGCCTGCCGCAGGCCGAACCGCGCGATGCGCTGGGCCAGCAGGTGGCGCAGCTGCTGATCGCGCCGGGCGCGGCGCGCAACCGCCTCACCGCCGGCTGCTATCTGCCCGACAGTGTCGATGAGCCGGTCGGCGCGCTGGAGCAGGCGCTGGCCGCCACCATCGCGGCCGAGCCGGCTGAGGCGCGGCTGCGCGAAGTCGAAAAGCGCGGCGCGCTGGACGGCGATCCGCGCGCCAACGTGCGCGACATGGCGGAGGCCGCGCGGTCGGCCGGCCTGCTGTCCGACGAAGACTACCGGCTGCTGCGTCAACGCGACGCATTGCGCGACCGCGTGGTGCGGGTGGACGACTTCCCGTTCGACCTGGGCGCCGAACGGGAAGCCGCCTCGACGCGGCCGGCGACGACGCAACCGCAGACGCGCGTCGCATGATGACGCGTCCACACCAAGGAACCGGCGCATGAATTTCCAACCCGTATACGTGGTCGACGGCGCGCGCAGCCCCTTCCTTAAAGCGCGCAATGCTCCCGGCCCATTCGCGGCGGCCGACCTGGCCGTGCAGGCCGGCCGCGCGCTGCTGCCGCGCCAGCCCTTCACGCCGGACGTGCTGGACGAAGTGGTGGTGGGTTGCGCGGCGCCCTCGCCCGACGAGGTCAACATCGGCCGCGTGATCGCGCTGCGGCTGGGCTGCGGCGATCGCGTGCCGGGCTGGACGGTGATGCGCAACTGCGCATCGGGCATGCAGGCGCTGGACAGCGCCATCTCGTCCATCCAGCTGGGCCGGCACGA
Protein-coding regions in this window:
- a CDS encoding acyl-CoA dehydrogenase, with amino-acid sequence MTTALLILLAVAAVPALLLGVRPVRRAVLTRPVFRLYRKVLPQMSDTERDALEAGTVWWEGELFRGRPDWNALLAYPKPQLSEAEQRFLDHEASEACRMADDWDITQRRHDLPPELWNYLKQKGFLGMIIPREYGGLGFSAYAHSEVIARLSTRSSALAVSVMVPNSLGPAELLLHYGTEAQKNHYLPRLANGDEIPAFALTSPWAGSDAAAIPDHGVVCRGMWEGREVLGMRVTWDKRYITLAPVCTLLGLAFRLYDPDRLLGGEIDIGITCALVPHDHPGVETGRRHQPLGAMFMNGPTRGKDVFMPLDFIIGGPERAGQGWRMLMECLAAGRSISLPSSNAAMAKYTARTVGAYARVRSQFRVPVGRFEGVEEALARIGGHTYLAEAARVMTAGAIDLGAKPSVVSAIVKYHVTERARQVVMDGMDVIGGKGICLGPSNFLGRAYQQAPIGITVEGANILTRSLIIFGQGAIRCHPYVLDEMRAARDGDPRRGLDAFDRAFWGHVRFTAGNAARAVWHALTAGRLAGAPDKAAPAMQPYYRSMTRYASAFSLMADLCMLLLGGSLKRRERLSARLGDMLSQLYLASAVLKRYEDQGRPAEDAPLAHWAMQDALYRLQQAARGVLDNLPQRGMAALLRVALFPWGLPQAEPRDALGQQVAQLLIAPGAARNRLTAGCYLPDSVDEPVGALEQALAATIAAEPAEARLREVEKRGALDGDPRANVRDMAEAARSAGLLSDEDYRLLRQRDALRDRVVRVDDFPFDLGAEREAASTRPATTQPQTRVA